From Apium graveolens cultivar Ventura chromosome 9, ASM990537v1, whole genome shotgun sequence, the proteins below share one genomic window:
- the LOC141682527 gene encoding NAC domain-containing protein 21/22-like isoform X1, translating into MGLRDIGAELPPGFRFYPSDEELVCHYLYKKIANEDVLKGTLVEIDLHTCEPWQLPEVAKLNSTEWYFFSFRDRKYATGFRTNRATTTGYWKATGKDRVVVDPKTNAIVGMRKTLVFYKNRAPNGVKTGWIMHEFRLENPHLPPKQEDWVLCRVFHKAKTENINQLSPQDVFEVQEATAGDTSPLSSSNKISPLGFYPYQQYNQIITPQAPPSYQHSNNLLQIPSLSPNFLQLSHQVRNDTSTTTLTRVNDIMMINSKRDDQDDYKFLFDMNFEDGNIGDELDSNMHGIMFDDCL; encoded by the exons ATGGGGCTCAGGGATATTGGTGCGGAACTTCCACCAGGGTTTAGGTTTTATCCAAGTGATGAAGAATTAGTGTGCCATTATCTTTACAAAAAGATTGCAAATGAAGATGTTTTGAAGGGTACTCTTGTGGAAATTGATCTTCATACTTGTGAGCCTTGGCAGCTTCCTG AGGTGGCAAAGCTGAATTCAACAGAATGGTACTTCTTTAGCTTTAGAGACCGGAAATATGCCACTGGCTTTCGGACCAATCGAGCCACCACGACGGGGTACTGGAAAGCCACTGGGAAGGATCGGGTGGTGGTTGATCCAAAGACTAATGCAATTGTAGGGATGAGAAAGACTTTGGTTTTTTACAAGAATAGAGCTCCCAATGGTGTTAAAACTGGTTGGATCATGCATGAATTTCGTCTCGAAAACCCACATCTCCCACCTAAG CAGGAGGACTGGGTGTTGTGTAGAGTATTCCACAAAGCCAAGACAGAGAACATCAACCAACTGAGCCCACAAGACGTGTTTGAGGTTCAAGAGGCAACAGCTGGTGACACTTCTCCTCTGTCGTCGTCTAACAAAATATCACCCCTCGGCTTTTATCCCTACCAACAATATAATCAAATCATCACACCTCAAGCCCCCCCATCCTACCAACATTCCAATAATCTACTTCAAATCCCATCACTCAGCCCTAATTTCCTTCAATTATCTCATCAAGTTCGCAACGACACTAGTACTACCACTCTCACTCGTGTCAATGATATCATGATGATTAACTCCAAACGCGACGATCAGGATGATTACAAGTTCTTGTTTGATATGAACTTCGAAGATGGGAATATCGGAGATGAACTGGATTCAAATATGCATGGGATAATGTTTGATGATTGTTTATAA
- the LOC141682527 gene encoding NAC domain-containing protein 21/22-like isoform X2 has protein sequence MGLRDIGAELPPGFRFYPSDEELVCHYLYKKIANEDVLKGTLVEIDLHTCEPWQLPEVAKLNSTEWYFFSFRDRKYATGFRTNRATTTGYWKATGKDRVVVDPKTNAIVGMRKTLVFYKNRAPNGVKTGWIMHEFRLENPHLPPKEDWVLCRVFHKAKTENINQLSPQDVFEVQEATAGDTSPLSSSNKISPLGFYPYQQYNQIITPQAPPSYQHSNNLLQIPSLSPNFLQLSHQVRNDTSTTTLTRVNDIMMINSKRDDQDDYKFLFDMNFEDGNIGDELDSNMHGIMFDDCL, from the exons ATGGGGCTCAGGGATATTGGTGCGGAACTTCCACCAGGGTTTAGGTTTTATCCAAGTGATGAAGAATTAGTGTGCCATTATCTTTACAAAAAGATTGCAAATGAAGATGTTTTGAAGGGTACTCTTGTGGAAATTGATCTTCATACTTGTGAGCCTTGGCAGCTTCCTG AGGTGGCAAAGCTGAATTCAACAGAATGGTACTTCTTTAGCTTTAGAGACCGGAAATATGCCACTGGCTTTCGGACCAATCGAGCCACCACGACGGGGTACTGGAAAGCCACTGGGAAGGATCGGGTGGTGGTTGATCCAAAGACTAATGCAATTGTAGGGATGAGAAAGACTTTGGTTTTTTACAAGAATAGAGCTCCCAATGGTGTTAAAACTGGTTGGATCATGCATGAATTTCGTCTCGAAAACCCACATCTCCCACCTAAG GAGGACTGGGTGTTGTGTAGAGTATTCCACAAAGCCAAGACAGAGAACATCAACCAACTGAGCCCACAAGACGTGTTTGAGGTTCAAGAGGCAACAGCTGGTGACACTTCTCCTCTGTCGTCGTCTAACAAAATATCACCCCTCGGCTTTTATCCCTACCAACAATATAATCAAATCATCACACCTCAAGCCCCCCCATCCTACCAACATTCCAATAATCTACTTCAAATCCCATCACTCAGCCCTAATTTCCTTCAATTATCTCATCAAGTTCGCAACGACACTAGTACTACCACTCTCACTCGTGTCAATGATATCATGATGATTAACTCCAAACGCGACGATCAGGATGATTACAAGTTCTTGTTTGATATGAACTTCGAAGATGGGAATATCGGAGATGAACTGGATTCAAATATGCATGGGATAATGTTTGATGATTGTTTATAA